From the genome of Uranotaenia lowii strain MFRU-FL chromosome 1, ASM2978415v1, whole genome shotgun sequence, one region includes:
- the LOC129738980 gene encoding phosphoinositide 3-kinase regulatory subunit 4, which yields MGNQLVGVAPSQIFPVEHYLTGSYESNLQYETGMGSTRFLKVARARSDDGPVVVKVFVKHDPSFPLEQHIDKIEYIKKNLANAVNCLPFQRVLITERACLIIREFVKHSLYDRVSTRPFLTLIEKKWITFQILCALHQCHKQKIYHGDIKLENIMITSWNWILLSDFASFKPTYLPEDNPADYSFFFDTSRRRTCYIAPERFVKSATVESLPQKPDGPLVAEGPCYTGNLQPEMDIFSAGCALLELWTEGTAPFEFSQLLTYRRGEVDLVNKHLDCIEDERLKSLLQSMLSINPKERKSAEIYLDQERGKLFPEYFYSFLQSYLQMFSTIPVVPADEKISRLHSDIDQIIKIVTEREDNSKPVTESEYEQMEQQSDNDGLILITAVVSSCFRGLKFCSSKLASLEILQKLAQNTTSETILDRILPYILHLAQDSTPRVRVCALNTLTQCLGLVKNLQRSDANVFPDYILPALAPLATDNSTMVRVAYAKNIASLAETAVGFLEQSQFSCSSENHPPPHYETELSALHEMLHQTVLSLLTDSQPIVKQMLMESGITKLCVFFGRQKANDVILSHMITFLNDKEDRNLRGSFFDCITGVAAFVGWHCSPMLIPLLQQGLSDPEEFVIAKAIRATTALIELGLIQKPGIIEFIAECACYLNHPNLWIRHEICGLISTSARVLSALDVQCKIMPSIANHLKAPLIQVEKPELLMDCLLPPIPRNIYDAVIKCPDINRLIEVLRERKVARSRCSEGFIPQYGEVTTQMKNLFRRLANEGLTDLIEAQLLSMSAHLIKLHRYKLAEARVPHGNGRISLDKRDIVREVVLCEQLNKMDIGGGKIKQRKSESDCGPVEWQHMFTAIDSHSPSPTSPSNESVSSVMTAGNLAPPPQSTPTSSLVEYSMPERTAMQEKSAECRLELESLMSKMKSRYASYAVNKDLRDPTISSSPLPSGWKMNGTIVAHLHEHKAAVSRMTTLKPYGSLFASASIDGTVRLWDCNKLDGQQSINRSRQSYHANTPLHAIAACDAGQSLAIAGKDGALLLLKIDTNSSKMALQQARHLDSNARIDRAPGDPQDDGPVVEMQPLDQGAQSVIVYATLYGGLVGWDIRMPGHAWRLESDLRKGVITSFCVDPTSSWLTVGTSSGRHICWDLRFRLPIAEIKHPHDSRIRRVAPHPTEPSWLISASQGNNEVYVWNIETGHRQQAFWASSSPPLSNSNVSSHSVCALLPGVVDGGGFLLTGGTDQRIRYWDPINVENCSLVVSAPRDYLTTSNICYESRLIDGTRVVSEIHYQNNSGGGVGIGGGGIGGANSGVPDRGTRTNPEDVPRSGPEMPAPGHHDVISDMLMCRTAKQTFVVSSSRDGVIKLWK from the exons ATGGGAAACCAGCTGGTTGGGGTGGCCCCATCCCAGATTTTTCCCGTCGAACACTATCTAACGGGATCGTACGAATCGAATCTACAATATGAAACAGG GATGGGAAGCACCCGTTTTCTAAAAGTCGCTCGGGCCCGGAGTGATGACGGTCCGGTTGTGGTTAAGGTTTTCGTGAAACATGATCCCTCCTTTCCATTGGAGCAACACATCGACAAGATCGAGTACATAAAAAAGAACCTGGCGAATGCGGTGAATTGTTTGCCCTTTCAGCGTGTGTTG atcacGGAGCGAGCATGTCTGATAATTCGTGAATTTGTAAAGCACAGCTTGTACGATCGAGTATCAACTCGTCCATTTCTCACGTTGATAGAGAAAAAATGGATCACATTCCAAATTTTGTGCGCCTTGCACCAATGTCACAAACAGAAAATATACCACGGGGATATAAAGTTAGAAAACATCATGATAACGTCATGGAACTGGATTCTGCTCTCCGATTTCGCTTCTTTCAAACCGACTTACCTACCGGAGGATAATCCAGCTGATTACAGCTTCTTTTTCGACACCAGCCGTCGTCGTACATGTTATATAGCGCCGGAACGCTTCGTCAAATCGGCCACGGTTGAATCACTACCGCAGAAACCGGATGGCCCACTCGTAGCTGAGGGTCCATGTTATACCGGTAATCTACAACCGGAGATGGACATATTTTCAGCTGGCTGTGCCTTGTTGGAATTGTGGACCGAAGGAACTGCCCCGTTTGAGTTTTCCCAGCTGTTAACCTATAGACGTGGGGAGGTGGACCTGGTGAATAAACACCTGGATTGCATAGAAGACGAACGATTGAAAAGCCTACTGCAGTCGATGCTGAGCATCAATCCGAAAGAGCGGAAATCAGCAGAAATTTATCTCGACCAAGAACGTGGAAAGCTGTTTCCCGAGTATTTCTATTCCTTCTTGCAATCTTACTTACAAATGTTCTCAACAATTCCGGTCGTTCCGGCTGATGAGAAAATATCCCGCTTGCATTCCGACATTgatcaaatcatcaaaatcgTTACCGAAAGGGAAGATAACTCAAAACCGGTGACTGAAAGTGAATATGAACAAATGGAACAACAAAGCGACAATGATGGATTAATTTTGATCACCGCTGTTGTGTCCTCCTGTTTCAGAGGGTTGAAATTTTGCAGCTCAAAGCTGGCGTCTTtggaaattctgcaaaaattagcgCAAAACACAACGTCCGAAACTATTCTGGACAGGATTCTACCATACATCCTACACCTGGCTCAAGATTCTACGCCACGTGTTCGAGTGTGTGCTCTCAATACTCTAACACAATGTTTGGGTTTGGTAAAGAATCTGCAACGAAGTGATGCCAACGTATTTCCGGATTACATTCTACCGGCGCTCGCTCCGTTGGCAACCGATAATTCGACAATGGTACGGGTAGCTTACGCTAAGAACATTGCATCCCTTGCCGAAACTGCCGTTGGATTCCTGGAACAATCTCAATTCAGCTGTAGCTCGGAAAATCATCCACCACCGCACTACGAAACGGAACTTAGTGCTCTGCATGAAATGCTTCATCAAACTGTTCTTTCCCTTCTGACAGATTCACAACCGATTGTGAAACAAATGCTGATGGAATCAGGTATTACAAAGCTGTGCGTATTTTTCGGTCGGCAGAAGGCAAACGATGTTATCCTATCGCACATGATAACATTTCTCAACGATAAAGAGGACCGAAATCTGCGCGGTTCGTTCTTCGATTGCATCACCGGTGTGGCGGCTTTCGTAGGATGGCACTGTTCACCGATGCTCATTCCCCTGCTTCAACAAGGACTGAGTGATCCGGAAGAGTTTGTCATTGCCAAGGCCATCCGCGCTACGACGGCTCTTATCGAGCTGGGACTCATCCAGAAGCCAGGTATCATTGAATTCATTGCCGAATGTGCTTGCTATCTTAATCACCCCAATCTTTGGATACGTCACGAAATTTGTGGACTAATTTCGACTTCCGCTAGGGTGCTGAGCGCTCTCGATGTTCAGTGCAAGATAATGCCATCGATAGCGAACCATCTGAAGGCTCCTCTCATCCAGGTCGAAAAACCGGAACTGCTCATGGACTGTTTACTTCCGCCCATTCCTCGGAATATCTATGATGCCGTAATCAAGTGTCCGGATATAAATCGACTAATTGAAGTGCTACGGGAGCGAAAGGTGGCTCGTAGTCGCTGCAGCGAAGGGTTTATTCCTCAATATGGTGAGGTGACGACTCAGATGAAAAAT CTCTTTCGACGGCTCGCAAATGAGGGTCTAACGGATCTGATTGAAGCTCAGCTACTCTCCATGAGCGCCCACTTAATCAAACTGCATCGCTACAAACTAGCAGAAGCTCGGGTGCCACATGGAAACGGGCGCATATCGCTGGATAAACGGGACATCGTACGTGAAGTGGTGTTATGCGAGCAGCTCAACAAAATGGACATCGGTGGCGGAAAAATTAAACAACGCAAATCTGAATCGGACTGTGGCCCAGTCGAATGGCAGCACATGTTTACGGCCATCGATTCTCACTCACCATCACCAACGTCACCGTCGAATGAATCGGTAAGCTCGGTTATGACCGCGGGTAACTTGGCGCCTCCCCCTCAATCAACGCCCACGTCCAGCTTGGTCGAATATAGCATGCCGGAACGCACCGCAATGCAGGAAAAATCGGCCGAATGTCGTTTGGAATTGGAATCGCTTATGAGTAAAATGAAAAGCCGATATGCTTCCTACGCTGTGAACAAAGATTTGCGCGATCCAACAATATCGAGTTCGCCCCTTCCGAGTGGGTGGAAGATGAACGGCACAATTGTTGCCCATTTGCATGAACACAAAGCTGCGGTGAGTCGAATGACGACCCTGAAACCGTACGGATCACTTTTTGCTAGCGCATCTATCGATGGCACGGTCAGACTATGGGATTGCAACAAACTGGATGGTCAACAGTCAATTAATCGATCTCGACAATCCTACCACGCAAATACTCCACTACACGCAATAGCTGCTTGCGATGCGGGTCAATCGCTCGCTATTGCCGGTAAAGACGGAGCTTTATTGCTTCTAAAGATTGATACAAACTCCAGCAAGATGGCACTGCAGCAAGCAAGGCATCTTGACTCAAACGCACGAATAGATCGAGCTCCTGGTGATCCTCAAGACGACGGACCGGTCGTCGAAATGCAGCCACTAGATCAAGGGGCCCAGAGTGTTATCGTTTATGCTACACTTTACGGAGGCCTTGTCGGCTGGGACATACGGATGCCTGGACACGCTTGGCGCCTGGAAAGCGATCTACGTAAAGGGGTCATCACTTCATTCTGTGTGGATCCTACCAGTTCCTGGCTAACGGTCGGTACCAGCAGTGGTCGTCATATTTGCTGGGATCTCCGCTTCAGACTACCGATTGCGGAAATCAAACACCCACATGATTCCCGCATACGCCGGGTTGCACCACACCCTACCGAACCTTCCTGGCTCATATCAGCTTCACAAGGGAACAACGAGGTTTACGTGTGGAATATTGAAACGGGTCATCGACAACAGGCTTTCTGGGCCAGCTCCAGTCCGCCTCTTTCAAACTCCAACGTTTCATCACATTCCGTATGTGCGCTGCTACCTGGAGTAGTAGACGGGGGAGGATTTCTTCTCACCGGAGGAACCGATCAACGCATACGCTACTGGGATCCAATCAACGTGGAAAACTGTTCGCTGGTCGTATCAGCGCCTAGAGATTATCTTACAACATCCAACATATGCTACGA ATCTCGGCTCATTGACGGAACACGGGTAGTGTCGGAAATTCATTACCAAAACAACAGTGGCGGCGGAGTTGGTATTGGCGGAGGTGGCATAGGTGGAGCGAATTCAGGGGTACCCGATCGAGGTACACGAACAAACCCCGAAGATGTTCCACGATCGGGACCGGAAATGCCGGCCCCCGGTCATCATGATGTGATAAGCGATATGCTGATGTGTAGAACGGCCAAGCAGACGTTTGTAGTGTCCAGCAGTCGTGACGGAGTCATTAAACTCTGGAAGTAG